The window gaagaataggtttaaacaacaaaagaagaagctAAATTAATTCTGGCAACCAGGACATTTAATACATAATACTCTCACATGTACTTGGTCTTGGCACTCTCACCAAGACACAAAACAAACTTATACCAATATGGtacaaaactaaaaagaaaagataaagacaAACCATTGCCTAACTGCAGTTTTTCTAATTTGGCTTATCAGATATTTGTAAACAAAAAATTCCCAACGCTTGGCGTTCAAAGATAGCGCCTCAGTTACATGGTTCTATTGGGATTATGTATTACAATTAACATAGCAGTAACTTAGTATGTAAACAATGGCAGATATTTGCATCAACTTTACTTAAGAGCATATTCTTAATATTCCAGAGTCAATGCAACAACCTTCACTTATGAATTATGATATAACAGTCAATCCACATACCTTGCAAAGtgcatgatattattttttaaaaaaaataaattactaattaaatcataatcattatttgaaaataattaaataacccCGTGGACGTGGTTACCTTACCACGCTTGTGGggttaaaaaaccaaaataaataatgataaatattttattattattattcttaaagaataaattactaaatcataattatttttgaaaataaataaattacccCGCGGGTGTGGTTAGTTAACCACGCGGGTGTggttaaaaaaccaaaataactaatttagtattttttttaaaagaataaataactaaataaaaattagttttgaaaataataaaaaacaaccCCGTGGATGTGGTTATTTAACCACGCTTGCGGGGttagaaaaccaaaaataaataataataaatcttttattattatttttttaaagaataaattactacatcataattatttttgaaaataaataaataagctgcTTTGGTGGTTAGTTAACCACGCTTATggggttaaaaataataataaaatttctaatattatttttttaaaagattaataaatGCCGGGATCttttaaatgcaaaagaaaaaaaaaatcagtttgaaaattaaatggttCCTCTCTTAAGAAAAGATTCCAATAGAAAAACTTACGTAATTACAACATAGGAATTACAAAACAAGGATAAACTCTGAAGAATACACTTTGCGCCTGGTATAGGATGGATTCCCATTTTGAAGTAACTAGTTTCAAATAATTCATGAACATAAATATAAGTCATGAACATAAATATAATTCATGAACACAAATATTAGCTGCCAGAGCAAAAAGCACAATTTTTGATGTATTATCATTTagggaaaatttcaaaaataaacctTGTGGTTGTTGGGTTTTGCAAAAGtgggacaaaagaaaaaaaaaattgatttagtaCCTTGTGGTTTCTCTGCATGGCAAAGAGGGGAAAAACCGTAACGACCGTTAGTTCTTGCTTACATGGCAAGGGCAAAACCGacatttaacataaaaaaacatatcttCTTATAAGTTGGCACCTCATCTCAGTTTTAATGTACTACACTAATTAATATGGTAATTAAGGTCCTGTAAATGCTACCATCAAGCATGAACTCGTACATGAGAAGCTTCTTATCCGGAGCGTAGTAATCAGCTTTGAGGGAAACGAGATTCGGGTGCTAGATTTGGGCAAGATTCGCCATTTGTTGCTCGAATTCAAGTTTACCAAAGCCTGATCCTATATCCTGAAGATGTTTCACAGCAACGACATTCTTATCTTGGAGCACGGCTTTATAAGCGGTGCCGTAACCACCCTTGCTAGAGGAGAAGACGATCTTCTCGCCTTCGTGGAGATGATGAGAGGGAGGTTTGGATCCGCTCTTGTGCTAGAAgtagaggaaaaaaatcatgaagGCGATGAAGAGAGCTGCTAGGTCACCGGCGATCAGGATAACGTGGTTCATTCCTAAGAGGTGGATGCCCTGATCTAGTTTGGATCCTGGGGATGAGGAGATCGTGGTGGTGCTGGGGGATCCGGTGGAGAGGATGGGATTTCCGGTGAATGATGCCGGTGGGAAAGAGGAGAGTGAGGGTGGAATGGGACCGATGAGGGAATTTGAGGAGAGGTTTAGGTCTTATAGATTAGGGAGGGAAAGGACGGGGATTGGGCCGGAAAGGTTGTTAGAGATGAGACGGAGGGTGAGGAGATGGGGTAAGTGGTTCAAGGAGAGAGGGATCTGGGCGGAGAGGAGGTTGAAGGAGAGATCGCGGTCGAGGCGGAAGAGGGAGGAGAGATGCCAACTCATAAGAagatatttttatgttaaatgtCAATTTTGCCCTTGCCACGTAAGCAAGAACTACCTGTTGTCACGGTTTTCCCCTTTTTGCCACGCAGAGAAACCACATGGtagtaaatcaaaattttttttcttttgtccctTTTTTGCAAAACCCGACAACCACAaggtttatttttgaaattttccctATCATTtaagaagagaaacaaaaacacacaatatCAAATTAATGTTCAATGGGCTTCATTAGAAATTTCTAACAAGGGGCAGGTGGTACCTTCAGCTGGAGAACAATTCCAAATCTGTTCATCAATATTCAAACACATCAGTAAGTATAAATTTGTATGATGCATCCAGTTAAAAGACCAAATGAAGTGCACAATACATGAATCGATGTTTAAAGACATTGCAATGAGATACCTTATAGAACTCGTAGACAAAATAGTCTGCTAATGAGTGATTCAAAGAGTAGCGATCCGCGATGAATTTGTTCACAGCTGGAAGAAAGCTCCCAAGAACTAGTTTTCAAATAAGCAGCAAAAAAAGACAATCAACAATCATAACACAATAAATGATCGTCAAAACAAGCAGTAAGTAAAGAAAATATGAATGAAACTATATAAGCAATTAATGAGGGATTGGAAATGCTACCTTCATCAACATCAACAGCAATAACTATTTCTTCAGTCAATAAGTGTTCTGAGAATACAAGAGGGCTTCTTGCACTATGCCCATTCACCAATTTCAGACTACCATTGGGCTCATGAGCCAGCTGAGGCAACGGAGCCATTGTGTGAGTTTTTCCTACATCATCAATCTTCCTTCCAACATGATCCATACCATACTGCAGCATTTCAAGCTCATGGCAATGACACCTTTGGAACCAGCCCAGAAATTAAGCAGTGGCAGTAACAAGACAAGACAGTTTATGAACTCTATATCCTTCATTAGCCTCACTAAAGTGTttgaatccatagaaaccaTTGGAGAACACAATTGTATTCAAAGCCGTAAAATCAAATCACCAACAATTACTCTACTCACTGCTTCAACAACACAATGTTCATATTCCACCAATCTGAcagaaatcaatcaaatttcAACACtcgaagagaagaaaaaaaagaaaaaaacgcCAACTTTTAGGAAAGCATGagaatcaacaaatgaaaatcCCTTTCAGCGTCCCTCAAAAACCCACGCAGATGGGATTTAACCCTCCAAATTCCTTAATGCTGGACACATATCTCAATGTTCATTTGTGCCCATGCACTCATTAAAATGTTCAAGATGACATCTATATTTAGCCTTTTTTCTCGTTCATTTTGGCGCTTAAACTTTCAAAATGTTCAATATGTTGAACACTTGACATAATGGCCTAGAACATGCTATCATCTTCTCCACTTCCTCCAACCATACCAAGCAACATCTGATTTTGCGGCATTAGCATCTTACAAGCTGTTTTGAAAActacaataatattttgaacTGAAAAAACGTggataaaataatcatatgttgtcAAACGACCACCATATTAAACACTTTGAAAGTAAAggacaaaaataaacattgaggCAAAGTACAAAAGCCAAAAAGCACTAAAGCTGACTGATGAAAGTAGATAAATGTCAACATCACCAACCATAAACATTAAGACGCTACAACAACAAGGTAATAGTTTCTTTTACTAAAGATTCACGACTAGCGAAATAGACAATCAAAGGAAcgtaatattttaaaacatgaaTCCATATGTCTTCAGAAGATGTTTCCCTTTTCTCCACCCTTTACACTAAGGATTCATCTTCAGAAGATGAATCTATATGTCCAAAGTCTTCATCCTCACCAGGAGGGATAAAGCCAGTGTACTGAGCTGTCACCTCCTCCTTTGTTAGGTCGGCAAACTTGTTTATGGCGAGCGTATACATGTGATTCCCGGCATTAAAGTACTCAATGTACGCAACCTTAGCCTTAAATATCTCGAAGCGAAGCTGCTTCTCAGAGGCATCTTTGTAGTGCCGACCATGCTCAACAATCCACCTCTCAAATCTATCGGCCATAGATTTCTGATCATTCAGCGCACGATATACATTCACGAAAGGATTTGTAGTCACTGAAACATAAAAACTAAGCACTATCAAGGCCAATCATAATAAAGCACTTGTTAAGTGTCATGAATGTCAGTGGCTTCGTATGACTCGGGTGTATGTATAATCActaattagatatatattttcaaatggCGCTCTAGCTACAATACCATTGTTAAAAGGAACCTTTAGTGTGTCGGGCAGTGAAATTTGGATTGATGTTTTCAATGAAGACAGAGAGAATCGTGTTCGTATGTTATGAACTTACATTacaagtatacatatatatatatatatatacacacctacttatttattctttatcatGTCTTAATGTGCCGTGCAGGCAAGCTTGGATATACACGGTTATTTCACCAATTCACTACATGAGATACATTAAACCTAATACTTTTGAACTTATTATGCACTTAAAGACACTTGGGTCGCTGGAGAAACaaccattaaaatattttgttctgtTTATCTTAGGGAAAATCCATAGTCTAGTAATTAAATCGGGAAAAACGCCTCAAGCACATACATCTGCCTAGAACTCACAAAAATCCCAAAAACACAACCacatgatataaaaaattatcttttcaagaaaccataaaaaaattcaaaagatacCTCAATGTACAGAAACCAAAACGAATTTAGCAAACCATTCACACATCAAGATGATAAAGAAAGCctacaaaattattaaaaaaaactatggaaAAAGAATCGGAGGGATAGCTCACAGTGAGAGGCAGTGGTGTTGTCAGCACCCTCGTTTTGCCGAGATGAGGACAGATCTGTGATCGAAGACGCATCATTATCCCGCTGGATCTTCGCCTCGAAGTCTCCAGTCGAGAAATGAGGTGCCTTTCGGCACCGACCACAAGGTCGTGAACGCCCCACGGCTCTCACCAACGCCCACATTGGTCCGGAGAGAAAAACCCTAAACacgaacaaaaacaaaacaaagagcgGGGCAAACTTGAGGTCGGCGAGGTCATAAACCGAAGATGAGAACCCTTTCTGCCCTTTAGGGCTTGCTTGGATGAAGTGAAGGATGGGTTCATAAAGTAATGGAAAGGAGGGGAAGGGAAGGGAAATGAAGGATTGAATACATATCTTGCTTGGGGGGAAGGAAAGTAAAGTAAGGGTTTTCactattttgtgtttggtttggaagTAAAAGGAAAAGTAAGGTTATGTAATGTTATTACAAAATACTCTTATATTGCTccaattcaaacacaaaaacataggcatttaattatttttttatttatgttttctgcAACTAATCcaaaatttttggttttgggCTTTTATCGTTTCAACATACgaaattcatcaaaaattaaaaaagtccacaatataataaaaattcttgTAGACTAgcaattataacaaataataattaaataaagcataaaataaaaataataatttccataaaaccacaaaaatacataatatttcatttcaataaacCATAATACATATTTTCCTCAAAAAGACATAAgttgtatttataaaaatgttagAAGGGTAAAATCGTCCAAAAAATATTCAACCCTCAACCCACCATTTTGGTGGGTTGATGAATGGAGGAAAATGGGGGGGTTTTCAACCCCCCATTtacctccaaaacccttgcctaCCCTCCTATTTTTTCTTCCCAAGCATGGGTTCAAAGAACCCTTCCTTTATGAACCCTTCAAAACCCTTGCAAACCCTTCCTCCCAAGCACACCCTTAGTATTCATTAGTATTTATAGTCATACCATTCCTAATCAAAGACCTAATTaagttaagatttttttattatccctGGTCTGGTGGGAcaataaagaaaagataagtcttaaaaagatgaagaaagagggctactttttgaaattaaagttcGATCTaccaagaaaaaacaaaaggagagagagagagaaagagagagagagagagagagagagagagagagagaatttacatggtttttaaaattttaatgtttttaattttttttaataatttaaaaattttttattaatattttaagcaACATTAGCAAGATCTAGTTACTTCAAAATGGGAATCCATCCTATACCAGGCGCAAAGCGTATTCTTCAGAGTTTATCCTTGTTTTGTAATTCCTATGTTGTAATTACGTAAGTTTTTCTATTGGAATCTTTTCTTAAGAGAGGaaccatttaattttcaaactgattttttttttcttttgcatttaaaaGATCCCggcatttattaatttttaaaaaaataatattagaaattttattattatttgtaaccCCATAAGCGTGGTTAACTAACCACCAAAGCaggcttatttatttattttcaaaaataattatgatgtagtaatttattctttaaaaaaataataataaaagatttattgttatttatttttggttttctaaCCCCGCAAGCGTGGTTAAATAACCACATCCACGGggttgttttttattattttcaaaactaatttttatttagttatttattcttttaaaaaaaaatactgaattagttattttggttttttaaccACACCCGCGTGGTTAACTAACCACACCCGCGgggtaatttatttattttcaaaaataattatgatttagtaatttattctttaagaataataataataaaatatttatcattatttattttggttttttaaccCCACAAGCGTGGTAAGGTAACCACGTCCACGgggttatttaattattttcaaataatgattatgatttaattagtaatttattttttaaaaaaaataatatcatgcaCTTTGCAAGGTATGTGGATTGACTGTTATATCATAATTCATAAGTGAAGGTTGTTGCATTGACTCTGGAATATTAAGAATATGCTCTTAATTAAAGTTGATGCAAATATCTGCCATTGTTTACATACTAAGTTACTGCTATGTTAATTGTAATACATAATCCTAATAGAACCATGTAACTGAGGCGCTATCTCTGAACGCCAAGCGTTGGGAATTTTTTGTTTACAAATATCTGATAAGCCAAATTAGAAAAACTGTAGTTAGGCAATGGTTTGTCTTTATCTTTCCTTTTTAGTTTTGTACCATATTGGTATAAGTTTGTTTTGTGTCTTGGTGAGAGTGCCAAGACCAAGTACATGTGAGAGTATTATGTATTAAATGTCCTAAGTAACAAGCTTTTCTTATGGTCCCAAGATTTTGACCATATCTCTCGGGACAACACACCACTCATCCCTTCTCCTCCAGTCAACTCCATctattgatatttatattatttaattacttttattaattataatataataatttattattattaccagattttaaatattgattttaaaatataatttttaaatatattagttaattattttattaattatatttaagatgttattaaataaatatattttaataaaatatataatataaataattaaaagatgaatgaaatgattgtggagacatattttataatataattattattgaagatagtttagtaaatatttcttcttcgctTTGTGCTAGTTACCAAATTACCATCATAATtactactaattatttaatactctatttaaaagttaaattgtttttttcaaacaaaaaaaaaaagttaaattgtACATCACcataattaagataattttattttgagataACAATTATAATCATCACATTGTatgaaaaacacataaaaattaaaaattaaaaaaaaaatcttaaggGAGGTTAATTACCCCGGTACagtggttaaaaaaaataaaaaaatctagagagAGGGGTTTGTGACCCGGGGATTGGAGGTTGAGGGTTGgcctatttaattatttttattaattatgatataaatttatgtttgtattttcatgaatttaaattataatataaatttgtgtttttattaaattattgataaaattattatcaaCGTTATAGAACTGGAACGGATATTTGAATTGTCCAAGttgccgggtcaccgggttatcGGTTTAACCAGTGGGTCAATTTGGTCAATGtctaatcaatttaaatattttaaataatttaatttcattaattagaaatattacaattaaaaaaaattaatacaacaaataagagagagagagagagagagagagagggcacAGGTGAGAACTAGCGTTGGCTTCTAGATGTTCTCTCTTCTCTCGTGGTTTCTGTTTCTAAAGCTTATGTTGTTATGAATATTGAATAACATAGCTTCAGTAAGTCTCAGTTAGAATAAAAATGACGTTGGCAAGGACACAAATTAAGTCCCATAAAAAACGACACAAAGTCCCATAAGAAATGACGTTTGCAATGACACAAAGTCCCATAAAAAATGACGTTTGCAAGGACAAGTCCCACAAAAAATGACACAAAGTcccataaaaaaatgatgtctGCGgggttaattatttattttcaaaaataactatgatttttttattttcaaaaaatgacACCAATGCAGAGGGAAGTGGAGACCTCTTAATACCCAACAGTGTGTTGATCTGAGAAGCACATCAACATACCCAACAGTGTGTTGATCTGAACAGCACATCAACTCCGGAGGGGTGACCGTTTCCAAGATGATGAAAAACTCCGGAGTAGAGTGTTTGTAGGACTTTGTTTTCGGCTTTTTGTCTCAGATGCTTATTATAGGAACAATGGAAGACAGGAGCTTGCATCAATGCAGCCTTAAATGTCCAGAGAAGATGTTCACTTTGATTCCGACTTCTCGCTTCATTTAGGGTTTGATAGCGTGCAAGTGATCACCGCCCGACAGCGAGGGAAGAGGATGCagggtttcttctctttgtttttcttgtggattgcTATCTGCTCTCTTTCTGTTCTTGCATTTTTCCTTTAATTTCCAGTGATTGAAACTGAaaaagttgtgatttttttcttagttttagATTCAATGGCATGTTAGGATGTCGGTAGGATTTGCGACCCAATTTATACAGTTTTCCAAGTTAGTTTTATTAGCTCTTGATAATtcattctcttccttcttcttcttcttcttctttctgttTTACTTTTATTGCAACCGAGAAACTCTGAAAAACTTCAGAGTTTTAGATTCAATGCCATGTTAGCTACTAGAATTAATTAGGGCAGGATTTGCGACTggatttgttatatatatatatatataggaaacaCCTTTCTCTTTTCATCTATGATTTTGTTGCAACAACAAGTTGTTAGTCCCATGTTCGGTCATATATTAACACATGTTAGGTTTacacaaatttttatatgtgaTGAATTACATATAAGTGACAATGATAAGTGTGTAGCTATCTTTTGTCAAGCATATGCTCTCATTGTTTTAGTAAAAGCTTTTGAACTTGGATGCTaattttttggtattctttccACTGAGcaagtttttttatatagataatgTGATACAACTACATAAATATAAGTATTGAAATGGTTGTTTTCTTCTCAGATAAAAGTTGAAATCATCCTTCTTTTGAGCAAAAACCGAAAATGCtggtaaagaagaagaagaaaaaatcagATGAGCAATTTTCTATGAAAATGACATTTTAACATACAAGAATAAGTTCCTGATGAGAGCCAGTATCCACGCTTGCGTGATTACGAAGAGAGAGACCTagtacccacgcctgtgtggtttCGAAGAAAGAAATTAGAAAGATTATTTGAAAGGGTTTAGCTTTTCATAAGGGCAAGAAAATCGTTTGAAAAAGGGTTTTGAAAAAGGGCAAGAAAATCGTGTGTAAGAGTTTAGGGGTTGGGGTTTAGGGTATAACCCCGCAGACGTGGCAGACGTGGTTAACTAACCACACTTGCGGGGTTAAAAAAAGTAATCAAAAACCCAAGAACACCCACAATTATTTCAAAGGGGGTGGGTAACATAATCCCGCACGTGTggtttaaaatttgttattagAAAATGTTTATGAcgatgaaaaaaaattctttattatttttagtggaaaacatatttttttaatggtcttgattatttatatttttgtaaatcaatttaattgtgaggtattaaattattcataaaattagTACCAATATTACTGGACCGGACATTGAACCGGTCAAGGTGCTGGGTCATCGGATTATCGGTTCAACCATTGGGTAAATAAGGTCAATATCTggtcaatttaaatattttaaataatttaatttaacataatcacttggaaaattattttataattacaacaaaaaaaattaatactacaAATAAGGTATACaagcaaaatatataaattttaattttcaatacaATATATCTTTTAATACAAACTGGCAGCtccataattaatttaatgcaaTTATGATCTAGCACTATTATTTGACAAGGTTTAGGTTTAAAAGGTGTAAAGTTGTGGTCATTAATTTAAATGTCGGGTTGTTTTAAGTTAAGTTATTCAAACTTTACTTGAACAAGTTTCTGATCTCTATAAAAGATGGATATATTCTAAGAAATCAGAGAATgagtgcatttttttttttttagtttgcactACTTTGTAGGTGTGATTGTCTTGTTTGTCTAAGTGTGATATCTTAGAACTTCTAGGTGTGATTGCCCAAAAATCCTAGGTGCTATTACCGGGTAAAGGAGCAccaattttcaatttgtatcaaaatgagcatcaaattttaatttcatttcttcgGCAGGATAATTAGGGATTTCCaatggatttttggtgatgtggacaTCAGAAAACTTTCGTGGATGCCCTGGGTCCACATCACCAGGGCTACAGTATTCTAGagagaaaggaaacaaaaaggATGATAGGAGAGAAGCTGACGTGTACGTCCTACATGGACCAAAAAAAGCCAAATTGGTTAAGAGGCTGAGTTGGTGAGTCAGTGACGTGGACCCAGAGCATCCACGCAAGCTTTCCGGcatccacatcaccaaaaatccaccaaaAATCTCTAATTACCCAGctggagaaatgaaattaaaatttagtgctcattttgatacaaattgaaagttagtgttcaaactgatataagaccaaacttaggtactcactgAAAAAATTTACCTTGCTATTACCAATGCCATCTTGCATCACAATTTAATCTTTTAGTCGGTTACACCATCATAATTGGATTTTCTGACGTTATGGAACTCTTGTTGATCAAAGTTTATTATTGGCCGATGTTTCTTGAAGCGTATGAGAAAAAGTGtatgtttaatattttcatttgatgCTGCCTTCTTCAACTTTAGTAGTAATACCTACTAAAGTCTTTGTGAGTTCAGAATTTCCGTTTTACGCCAATTGTAATAGGTTTTCACGTCTTTAAGGTACTAGGCTTTCTTCCTGCCGTAAGATAGTGCACTTGTATGccaaaaaaatcttaattaaaCATGGTTGATCTTACAGGATATCTGTGACATTTGTTGACAAGGATGGTGAGGAAAAGCTTATCAAGGTCCCAATTGGAATGTCAATGTTAGAAGCTGCTCATGAAAACGACATTGAACTTGAAGGTGAGTATTTCTTCACGTTGCATAGATGATAGTCTCAATTATTTATTCtactttatctttgttttgatgaaaattacTATTCTGGACTCTAGTTTCTATTCATCTACACAGTGAGAAACCATGATGCATGGTTTTTCTAATGATATGAAATCCCTAGACTCCCTATAAATTCCTGTTTCTATGTTCACACCTAGTGCCTGATGAAATAAGTCAGGACATACATGAATACACAAAATTTTGCTGCGTGCTAAAAGCAGTTTGCTTCCAACAAATATATGCCTTCTTACAAATATATGCACTCCCTTAACAAGGGAATATTTTGATTCAGCTCGCACAGTGGTTATAAGAGGGAGGAATTATGTGTCTCTCCAATTTCCTACAACTTGCAAAGTAAAACCAAATTGCACCCACATTTAATTTTAGCTATTGATGGATGTATATATGTATCATTTTTTCACATGCAActtttagggtttttgtttgctttttcaAGTTCTAGTTGGACATGGATAAAGGGATAAAGTATCCTAGTGTTGGAGACTATCAGTCATTCATTATCACACGCAATTCTCTAGGCATTgtcttcattttttaaattaatgcgGGTCATGGAATAG is drawn from Dioscorea cayenensis subsp. rotundata cultivar TDr96_F1 unplaced genomic scaffold, TDr96_F1_v2_PseudoChromosome.rev07_lg8_w22 25.fasta BLBR01000064.1, whole genome shotgun sequence and contains these coding sequences:
- the LOC120253355 gene encoding ananain-like, with the protein product MWALVRAVGRSRPCGRCRKAPHFSTGDFEAKIQRDNDASSITDLSSSRQNEGADNTTASHLTTNPFVNVYRALNDQKSMADRFERWIVEHGRHYKDASEKQLRFEIFKAKVAYIEYFNAGNHMYTLAINKFADLTKEEVTAQYTGFIPPGEDEDFGHIDSSSEDESLV